agacttgggttcaccccctatggtaaATCTTTAAATTCACAACTTCCTTAATAACCAACCAAAGTGCAaactagattaatgataaaataatttaaaaaataaataatatcatatttaataatgttaatgtcactatttaatccctaaactcactctataccctaaatccaaattttaaactctaaatgttaacttataaacccaaactctataccctaaatcctaaacccaaaccataaatcataaaccaaaaaaactaaattctaaatccaaaactatatcctaaactcaaagcatagactctaaacccaaatcttagactctaattctaaaccataaaccctaaacccaaaccgtagaccctaaacccaaaccctagaccgtaacccaaaccatgaactctaaatccaaactttaattcttaaccttaaatttcaaaagaacaacatcaatattaatctaaatatttagggtatagggtttgggttttgtatttacgttttgggtttagagactaggatttgggtttagagtgtaggtttgggtttagagttcaggtttttgggtttatgatttatggtttgggtttagagtttaagattttggtttagggtatagagattgagtttataatttagaatttagggtttaaaatttgaatttagaatatagaatttgagtttatggattagataatgacattagcattattaaattgacactatttattttgttaattattttggtttttgaaaagatttttaatactttttaatcattaatctaattggcactttgattggtttAGAGTTATTAGTCTTGTCCTATTATCGTTAGCTTATTACGTTTGGAGCTCGGACGGCTAACAGTtcatataatattgtttgtCAAACCTTTGGTCAGTTTTTTATTGATATGTAAAACCATAAACATTTGGCCCCgaacttttaaaagtttttaagcGAAATCGTACCAACTCGTGTAAAGATATTAATTTCAGTCGTATAATCTTATCATATCTACACTAGACGAATTTTATCCATATAATCTGCCATAAGGTATACGTATgatctacatatatataacaactAAAAACTTTCTATAAAGATAGATAATCGTGTGTTTATTTTTGCAAAGTTTCTTTTATAAGCTTTATGAGATGGTAGCTCTTAGAAATGTTCAAAACATATACGTTGtagaatttacaaaaaaatccCACCGATATGcagttatatattaatatatgtagatTTTATCACATACACACCAATATGTACACACATCAAGAAAATATATTCAAGATgggtacatatatatatatatataaacaccaCCAAATTTACAAGGATGTTTTTATAAGATATGCTTGTCATTCAGAAGCGACCCTGAAAGTTAGCCAACATGGAAATAGGAACGACGCATAATCCTTTACTCCTTAAGTCCATATTATTGTTGTTTCCTTCTCTGAGATTCCTCATCATCGTCATATTTTGTTCATCCCCTTCTTGGATTTGGATCTGATTATCCCCCATGCCTCTCGTAGTTCTCTACAATACCATATGGAAAACATATTAcgtgctttttttttttggttcaaataaCGTGCTATATCCGTTATCCATAATGTAAAGTTTGTTACTACGGAAAGCTTATTAACTTATAATCagacaaacatatatatatatatatatatatatattgagttTATCTAATAACAAAGGACCAATTCTGTCTTAATAAAGTATTGTGCAATATGAAATTTCTTTATCTTTTCCTTGTGTTATAAATTAACTTACAGTCAAATTAATGAATAGATAgagcatatatatatgtatgagaGAAGAGTGGAGAGACTACCATTACGAAACTAGACCAGACATAGTCCTCATTTTTTCTAGGAGGCGTCTGAATATGTTCAACCTGACTGACCTGTTCAATACcattcatataaaattgtaatttgCATACTATTAAGAGAGATATACTACAAAAAGAGATGAATAAAAAGGCATAAGTAATTATTTTAGGTATATGTGTCATGATAATCAATCATGTTTTACAATCTTAATAAAAACTTATGAAGAGTCTATAGATTTGCaccgaaataaaataaaaagaaatttatggATTAAATTTTCAACCACTGATCATGTTTAATTGAATTAGGTTACCTTAGGGCTATTAACCGGAGAGCTAGCCGTGTCCTCCAGAGAATCATCTTCACAAATCTTCTTGGTTCTTGCTTTCCCAAACTTTAACTTCACCGGAAAATTAACTGGAAAATCCTGTCCGGAAAAGACGTCAGTAGCAGCGTCGGAGACCAGAGAAGGAGAGACGCCAAGAAGCGAACAAGAACTCTTGTCTTGATGATCACTATCTTCTCGATGAGTTCTGTAATGATTCGAGAAATCGTCGAGATAGGTTGTCCATCCACTCTCTTCTTGACAATCACCAGCATAATCATCAATATCAACAACATCATCGCGATGGTCGAAAGGGGCGTGATTTTGTTCGTAAGTATTACAAGAGAATGTATCCATCATGTGGAGAAAGGAAGAATAACCCAAAATAAAATGGAATAATTCTTTAAGTGGTTGCGTTGGGTACATATATAGAGGTCGTTAAATTCTCATGGTATTTTAAAAAGGCGAAACAAAATTAATTGGAGAGATAACAATCGGAATCTTGATGTAGTCATCACATGGGTCCCAAAGCGTTgatcaaaattatttatgagAACCAAAAGCCAACGACGGACTTCTAAGAAAGTGTGACATTGAGCTAtatatctttcaaaaatatgttcAACATAACTCATAATtttctttaccaaaaaaaagcataactcataattttatgaaaaatgatatataagtAGACTTTTATGGCAGGACGTGCATAGATTATAGTTTAGTTtcattgttgtaaaaaaaaagtcgACTTTTATTGTTtgataaacaaaattatttgcaTATGTATACAAATATGTGGAATTAGATTCTTCGACCGATCGATAAAAGTTGATAATAATATAATCATATAAGaggaaaaaaaacttttacatTCTTTGTcgcaaaataagaaaattattaaactaagATTTGTATGATTTTATTCTTCTGAATGATGTCTTTTTATCAATCTTTGACCATTTAATAAGCGTAGATGAGATTTGGCCAAACTTACGTTGATTTGTATAgcaattgatttattattattattattttttgaaaaagggcttttTGTATAATTAGTTGAGACATATCTTTCTACCAAATTCATTACCAAGTTTAAAATGTTGAGTTGTAAAATGATTGTATGATGATCAAAGAAAACGTAGACAAAACCAACACCAAACCACCACGAGGATTACAAAAACGAATTtcctaaataaaaataaacttttaaaagggGTTGGTCAGTGTGAAAAGTAATACAAATACTCAAACCTTCCTGATGTAGCCATCCGATTTGTAGTTCTTTTTGCTACTTCAaagaataactaaataattatatcCAACTTGTTAAAGGgaaacttttattaaatttgtaacCGAATGCAAACCAAAACAGAAGAGGGGAGGAGGAACGTTATGTTCGTTGAACTTGACTACTTTGATGTTGCGTGAGAATGGCAACGCCGAAGAaagtagacttttttttttggttttatgtgTGGCCGTTACAGAATGATGACACTTGAAACAGTTTGGATTTGGATGTGATGTGCACAAACATGTGAAAATGGAATTCGATGACGGAATGTTTGTTTCCTTGCAATAGTGGATCACTTTTATAAGGGAAACTTGTGTAATAACCGTTTCTAGTGTATGTGTTTGAAAAAAAGAGTCGTTTCTAAGTGTAttgaaaaaagaacaaaacatttGTCGTGGTGAAATTAGTGAAGTAGCTTGTAACTTATTGCGATCAGTAAACGGACATAATATAGTTTGAGATACAactagaaaaacaaaacaagaaatgaAAACATAACTTTACGTTATCAACATATTTCttttaagaatataaaacaatgttcgattaattttttttataaagaatgTTATGGGAAAAAATATATACTGTACAAGTATAAAAGCAGAGTGTTCTTCTTTTGTGGTTTCATCGGTGATTTGTGGAGCAAACTATCTGGCTTTCGGGTCTTCAAACTCTTAGGTCCTGCTCTTCGAATGGAAGTGATGCGGTTCCTTACCTTCTCCAAGTTTAATTAGGGCAGATGTTATCAGAGAGGTTCGCTATGTTTCCTTCTGTTCTTTTCC
Above is a window of Raphanus sativus cultivar WK10039 unplaced genomic scaffold, ASM80110v3 Scaffold3881, whole genome shotgun sequence DNA encoding:
- the LOC108829371 gene encoding vascular-related unknown protein 1-like: MMDTFSCNTYEQNHAPFDHRDDVVDIDDYAGDCQEESGWTTYLDDFSNHYRTHREDSDHQDKSSCSLLGVSPSLVSDAATDVFSGQDFPVNFPVKLKFGKARTKKICEDDSLEDTASSPVNSPKVSQVEHIQTPPRKNEDYVWSSFVMRTTRGMGDNQIQIQEGDEQNMTMMRNLREGNNNNMDLRSKGLCVVPISMLANFQGRF